One genomic segment of Burkholderiaceae bacterium includes these proteins:
- a CDS encoding AMP-binding protein: protein MKEFFDALETCAPAEREAALMAALARHVAHAQAASPAMAGILAGVDAGTIASRAALARLPVTRKSELLARQQAARAAGGDVFGGFAAIVRGKAMRRAYASPGPIYEPEGTAANYWRTARALHAAGFRAGDLVHNAFSYHMTPGAFIVEAGALALGCTVFPAGTGQTEQQLQAIAELRPDGYLGTPSFLRILVEKAQEAGADVRSLRKALVSGEACPPSLRDWLGERGIQAYQTYATADCGLIAYETAAREGLVLDEGVIVEIVRPGTGDPVAEGEVGEVVVTVLNPDYPLVRFGTGDLSAVLPGACPTGRTNTRIRGWLGRADQTAKVRGMFVHPGQVAEVLKRFPEVARARLVVSGAMANDRMTWRVEAAPAPGLAERFAEAVRDVTKLRGEVELVAPGSLPNDGKVIEDARSYQ, encoded by the coding sequence ATGAAGGAATTCTTCGACGCCCTGGAAACGTGTGCGCCGGCCGAGCGCGAGGCCGCGCTGATGGCCGCGCTGGCGCGCCACGTGGCGCATGCGCAGGCCGCCAGCCCGGCCATGGCCGGCATCCTGGCGGGGGTGGACGCCGGCACCATCGCCTCGCGCGCCGCCCTGGCGCGCCTGCCCGTCACGCGCAAGAGCGAGCTGCTGGCGCGCCAGCAGGCGGCGCGCGCGGCGGGGGGCGACGTCTTTGGCGGCTTCGCCGCCATCGTGCGTGGCAAGGCCATGCGGCGTGCCTACGCCAGCCCGGGGCCGATCTACGAGCCCGAAGGCACGGCGGCGAACTACTGGCGCACCGCGCGCGCGCTGCACGCGGCCGGCTTTCGCGCTGGCGATCTGGTGCACAACGCCTTCAGCTACCACATGACGCCCGGCGCCTTCATCGTCGAGGCCGGCGCGCTGGCGCTGGGCTGCACCGTGTTTCCGGCCGGCACCGGCCAGACCGAGCAGCAGCTGCAGGCCATCGCCGAGCTGCGCCCCGACGGCTACCTGGGCACGCCCAGCTTCCTGCGCATCCTGGTGGAGAAGGCGCAGGAGGCCGGCGCCGACGTGCGCAGCCTGCGCAAGGCATTGGTCAGCGGCGAGGCCTGCCCGCCGTCGCTGCGCGACTGGCTGGGTGAGCGCGGCATCCAGGCCTACCAGACCTACGCCACGGCCGACTGCGGCCTCATCGCCTACGAGACGGCGGCGCGCGAAGGCCTGGTGCTGGACGAGGGCGTGATCGTCGAGATCGTGCGCCCCGGCACGGGCGATCCGGTGGCCGAGGGCGAGGTGGGCGAGGTGGTGGTGACCGTGCTCAACCCTGACTACCCGCTGGTGCGCTTCGGCACGGGCGATCTGTCGGCGGTGCTGCCCGGTGCCTGCCCCACGGGGCGCACCAACACCCGCATCCGGGGCTGGCTGGGGCGCGCCGACCAGACCGCCAAGGTGCGCGGCATGTTCGTGCACCCCGGCCAGGTGGCCGAGGTGCTCAAGCGCTTTCCCGAGGTGGCGCGGGCGCGCCTGGTGGTCAGCGGCGCCATGGCCAACGACCGGATGACCTGGCGCGTCGAGGCCGCGCCCGCGCCCGGCCTGGCCGAGCGCTTTGCCGAGGCGGTGCGCGACGTCACCAAGCTGCGCGGCGAGGTCGAGCTGGTGGCGCCCGGCAGCCTGCCCAACGATGGCAAGGTGATCGAGGACGCGCGCAGCTATCAGTAG
- a CDS encoding tripartite tricarboxylate transporter substrate binding protein BugD, whose protein sequence is MTRLHPFGLAVGAAVLAFGAQAADFPAAGRTITIVVPFAAGGPTDKVARDLGEALRKPLGGATIVIDNAAGAGSTIGSAKVARANPDGYTLLLTHIGMATTAALYRKLPYKYSEFEYLGLVNEVPMVVVGKSTLAANNWAELKSWIQDNKTKVNLANAGLGAASHLCGLMLQQALQTEVTTVPYKGTAPAMADLMGGQVDVMCDQTTNTTSQIEGKKIKAYAVTTAKRLAIPAVYKDLPTLQEVGLKGFDVSIWHGLYAPKGTPAAVLKTLNTALQAAVKDPDFIKKEESLGAIVAHDERVTPEGHKKFVAAEVAKWGPVIKAAGQYAD, encoded by the coding sequence ATGACCCGTTTGCACCCCTTCGGCCTGGCCGTCGGCGCCGCCGTGCTGGCCTTCGGCGCCCAGGCCGCCGACTTTCCGGCCGCGGGCCGGACCATCACCATCGTCGTGCCCTTTGCCGCGGGCGGTCCCACCGACAAGGTGGCGCGCGATTTGGGCGAGGCGCTGCGCAAGCCGCTGGGCGGCGCCACCATCGTGATCGACAACGCCGCCGGCGCCGGCAGCACCATCGGCTCGGCCAAGGTGGCGCGCGCCAACCCCGACGGCTACACGCTGCTGCTGACCCACATCGGCATGGCCACCACGGCCGCGCTCTACCGCAAGCTGCCCTACAAGTACAGCGAGTTCGAGTACCTGGGCCTGGTCAACGAGGTGCCGATGGTGGTGGTCGGCAAGTCGACCCTGGCGGCCAACAACTGGGCCGAGCTCAAGAGCTGGATCCAGGACAACAAGACCAAGGTCAACCTGGCCAACGCCGGCCTGGGCGCCGCCTCGCACCTGTGCGGCCTGATGCTGCAGCAGGCGCTGCAGACCGAGGTGACCACCGTGCCTTACAAAGGCACCGCCCCCGCCATGGCCGACCTGATGGGCGGGCAGGTCGACGTCATGTGCGACCAGACCACCAACACCACCAGCCAGATCGAGGGCAAGAAGATCAAGGCCTACGCCGTCACCACGGCCAAGCGCCTGGCCATTCCCGCCGTCTACAAGGACCTGCCCACGCTGCAGGAGGTGGGCCTGAAGGGCTTCGACGTGTCGATCTGGCACGGCCTGTACGCCCCCAAGGGCACGCCGGCGGCGGTGCTCAAGACCCTCAACACCGCGCTGCAGGCGGCGGTGAAGGACCCGGACTTCATCAAGAAGGAAGAAAGCCTGGGCGCGATCGTCGCGCACGACGAGCGCGTGACGCCCGAAGGGCACAAGAAGTTCGTCGCCGCCGAGGTCGCCAAGTGGGGCCCGGTCATCAAGGCGGCGGGCCAGTACGCGGATTGA
- a CDS encoding DUF1840 domain-containing protein produces MLYKFKSKATADLVMLQPNAEELLKIIGKAAGPTGIITVAQASAAIAAIQAEIQRREALREAPPPSTDDDANDAAKEEAVSLRHRAAPFLDMLRQSSAEGKDVVWGV; encoded by the coding sequence ATGCTGTACAAATTCAAATCCAAGGCCACGGCCGACCTCGTCATGCTGCAGCCCAATGCCGAGGAGCTGCTCAAGATCATCGGCAAGGCCGCCGGGCCGACCGGCATCATCACGGTGGCGCAGGCCAGCGCCGCCATCGCGGCCATCCAGGCCGAGATCCAGCGGCGCGAGGCGCTGCGCGAAGCCCCCCCGCCATCCACCGACGACGACGCCAACGACGCGGCCAAGGAAGAAGCGGTCTCGCTGCGCCACCGCGCCGCGCCCTTTCTCGACATGCTCAGGCAGAGCAGCGCCGAGGGCAAGGACGTCGTCTGGGGTGTGTAG
- a CDS encoding enoyl-CoA hydratase family protein yields MKHYVPEANPMRAQYGARASYQARHFAWSCDADGVATVMLNRPERKNPLTFDSYGELRDLFNGLRQATDVKVVVVTGEGGNFCSGGDVHDIIGPLTKMTMPELLEFTRMTGDLVKAMRGCPQPIIGAIDGVCAGAGAMMALACDMRLGTAAAKTAFLFTRVGLAGADMGACALLPRMIGQGRASELLFTGRAMSAQEGLAWGFFVALHDSGELLAKAQELARSLAAGPMFGHAMTKNMLSQEWSMTIDQAIEAEAQAQAICMQTQDFRRAYEAFAAKQKPVFQGD; encoded by the coding sequence ATGAAGCACTACGTTCCCGAGGCCAACCCGATGCGTGCGCAGTACGGCGCACGGGCCTCCTACCAGGCCAGGCACTTCGCCTGGTCCTGCGATGCAGATGGCGTCGCCACCGTCATGCTCAACCGCCCCGAGCGCAAGAACCCGCTCACCTTCGACAGCTACGGCGAGCTGCGCGACCTGTTCAACGGCCTGCGCCAAGCCACCGACGTGAAGGTGGTGGTGGTGACGGGCGAGGGCGGCAACTTCTGCTCCGGCGGCGACGTGCACGACATCATCGGGCCGCTGACCAAGATGACCATGCCCGAGCTGCTCGAATTCACGCGCATGACGGGCGACCTGGTCAAGGCCATGCGCGGCTGCCCGCAGCCCATCATCGGCGCCATCGACGGCGTCTGCGCCGGCGCCGGCGCCATGATGGCGCTGGCCTGCGACATGCGCCTGGGCACGGCGGCGGCCAAGACCGCGTTTTTGTTCACCCGCGTCGGCCTGGCCGGCGCCGACATGGGCGCCTGCGCGCTGCTGCCGCGCATGATCGGGCAGGGCCGGGCGAGCGAGCTGCTCTTCACCGGCCGCGCGATGAGTGCGCAGGAGGGGCTGGCCTGGGGCTTCTTCGTCGCGCTGCACGACAGCGGCGAGCTGCTCGCCAAGGCGCAGGAGCTGGCGCGCAGCCTGGCCGCGGGCCCGATGTTCGGCCACGCCATGACCAAGAACATGCTCAGCCAGGAATGGTCCATGACCATCGACCAGGCGATCGAGGCCGAGGCGCAGGCGCAGGCCATCTGCATGCAGACGCAGGACTTCCGCCGCGCCTACGAGGCCTTCGCGGCCAAGCAGAAGCCGGTCTTCCAGGGCGATTGA
- a CDS encoding branched-chain amino acid ABC transporter permease → MFYRENGQFKTSYRADQQIFPIAQDRVAVLALVVFAFAVVPFVASEYLFAAILIPFVIMSLAALGLNLLVGYCGQISLGGAAFMAVGAYGAYNFVMRVPGIPLVLAMLLGGVCAALFGVVFGLPSLRIKGLYLAVATLAAQFFADWLFLRIKWFTLDSASGAVAVSNLSVLGIPLESSPAKYLFCLTVLALLALASKNLVRGAIGREWMAIRDMDVAAAVIGIRPMYAKLTAFAISSFILGVAGVLWGFFYLGSWEPAAFSLDISLKLLFMIIIGGLGSIMGSLFGAAFIIVLPIVLNRVLPWLASLVHVPITTTAATHAEFIIFGMLIVWFLIVEPHGLARLWSTGKQKLRLWPFPH, encoded by the coding sequence ATGTTCTACCGCGAAAACGGCCAGTTCAAGACCAGCTACCGGGCTGATCAGCAGATCTTCCCCATCGCGCAGGACCGCGTCGCGGTGCTCGCGCTCGTGGTGTTCGCGTTCGCCGTCGTGCCCTTCGTCGCCAGCGAATACCTGTTCGCCGCCATCCTGATTCCCTTCGTCATCATGTCGCTGGCGGCGCTGGGGCTGAACCTGCTGGTGGGCTACTGCGGCCAGATTTCGCTCGGCGGCGCGGCCTTCATGGCGGTGGGGGCGTACGGTGCGTACAACTTCGTCATGCGCGTGCCCGGCATTCCGCTGGTGCTGGCGATGCTGCTGGGCGGCGTGTGCGCGGCGCTGTTCGGCGTGGTGTTCGGCCTGCCCAGCCTGCGCATCAAGGGGCTGTACCTGGCGGTGGCCACGCTGGCCGCGCAGTTCTTCGCCGACTGGCTGTTCCTGCGCATCAAGTGGTTCACGCTGGACAGCGCCTCGGGCGCGGTCGCGGTCTCCAACCTCTCGGTGCTGGGCATCCCGCTGGAGTCGAGCCCGGCCAAATACCTCTTCTGCCTGACGGTGCTGGCGCTGCTGGCGCTGGCCAGCAAGAATCTGGTGCGCGGCGCCATCGGGCGCGAGTGGATGGCGATCCGCGACATGGACGTGGCCGCCGCGGTGATCGGTATCCGCCCGATGTACGCCAAGCTCACGGCGTTCGCCATCAGCAGCTTCATCCTGGGCGTGGCGGGCGTGCTGTGGGGCTTCTTCTACCTGGGCTCGTGGGAGCCGGCGGCGTTCTCGCTCGACATCTCGCTCAAGCTGCTGTTCATGATCATCATCGGCGGGCTGGGTTCCATCATGGGCAGCCTGTTCGGCGCGGCCTTCATCATCGTGCTGCCCATCGTGCTCAACCGCGTGCTGCCCTGGCTCGCCTCGCTCGTGCACGTGCCGATCACCACCACGGCCGCCACGCACGCCGAGTTCATCATCTTCGGCATGCTGATCGTCTGGTTCCTCATCGTCGAGCCGCACGGCCTGGCGCGCCTGTGGTCCACCGGCAAGCAGAAGCTGCGGCTGTGGCCCTTCCCGCATTGA
- a CDS encoding SDR family oxidoreductase, whose amino-acid sequence MSGVAAAPAWAARHCLVTGGARGIGLAVTQALLATGARVTVLGRSAVAADQLRALAGSEEAAAHLQAVAADVADPAAVARAFAQAGERFGSIDTLVNNAGQAHSAPFMKMDMPLWQQMLAVNLTGTMVCTQAALPAMLAAGWGRVVNVASTAAQRGYAYVSGYVAAKHGVLGLTRALALELATKGITINAVCPGYTETDLLKDSIANIVAKTGRSEAEARAQLASGNPQRRLVQPQEVASAVLWLCQGDAAAVTGQDISISGGEVM is encoded by the coding sequence ATGAGCGGCGTGGCAGCCGCTCCCGCGTGGGCCGCGCGCCACTGCCTGGTGACGGGCGGTGCGCGCGGCATCGGCCTGGCGGTCACGCAGGCGCTGCTGGCCACCGGCGCGCGCGTCACCGTGCTGGGGCGCAGCGCCGTCGCCGCCGACCAACTGCGGGCGCTGGCCGGCAGCGAGGAGGCCGCCGCGCACCTGCAGGCGGTGGCGGCCGACGTGGCCGACCCCGCGGCGGTCGCGCGCGCCTTCGCGCAGGCGGGCGAGCGCTTCGGCAGCATCGACACCCTGGTCAACAACGCCGGCCAGGCGCACAGCGCGCCGTTCATGAAGATGGACATGCCGCTGTGGCAGCAGATGCTGGCCGTGAACCTGACCGGCACCATGGTCTGCACCCAGGCGGCGCTGCCCGCGATGCTGGCCGCCGGCTGGGGCCGCGTCGTCAACGTGGCCAGCACCGCGGCGCAGCGCGGCTACGCCTACGTCAGCGGCTACGTGGCGGCCAAGCACGGCGTGCTCGGGCTCACGCGCGCGCTGGCGCTGGAGCTGGCCACCAAGGGCATTACCATCAACGCGGTGTGCCCAGGCTATACCGAGACCGATTTGCTCAAGGACAGCATTGCGAATATCGTCGCCAAGACGGGCCGCAGCGAGGCCGAGGCGCGTGCGCAGCTGGCCAGCGGCAACCCGCAAAGGCGCCTGGTGCAGCCGCAGGAGGTGGCGAGCGCGGTGCTCTGGCTGTGCCAGGGCGATGCCGCGGCGGTCACCGGACAGGACATTTCCATCAGTGGCGGGGAGGTGATGTAG
- a CDS encoding ABC transporter ATP-binding protein has protein sequence MPEEAPATLLNVNGIEVIYHHVILVLKGVSLSVPEGGIVAILGGNGAGKTTTLRAISNLLKGERGEVTKGSIEYQGERIENLTPSDLVKRGVVQVMEGRHCFAHLTIEENLLTGAYTRTSKSEIAANLEKVYAYFPRLKERRRSQAAYTSGGEQQMCAIGRALMTNPKLVLLDEPSMGLAPQLVEEVFYIVRDLNGKEKVTFLVAEQNTNMALKYADYGYIMESGRVVMDGRASDLASNEDVKEFYLGVGGAERRSFRDVKSYKRRKRWLA, from the coding sequence ATGCCCGAAGAAGCCCCCGCCACGCTGCTCAACGTCAACGGCATCGAGGTCATCTACCACCACGTGATCCTGGTGCTCAAGGGCGTCTCGCTCAGCGTGCCCGAGGGCGGCATCGTTGCCATCCTGGGCGGCAACGGCGCGGGCAAGACCACCACGCTGCGCGCCATCTCCAACCTGCTCAAGGGCGAGCGCGGCGAGGTCACCAAGGGCAGCATCGAATACCAGGGTGAGCGCATCGAAAACCTCACCCCGTCCGATCTGGTCAAGCGCGGCGTGGTGCAGGTGATGGAGGGGCGCCACTGCTTCGCCCACCTGACCATCGAGGAAAACCTGCTCACCGGCGCCTACACGCGCACCAGCAAGAGCGAGATCGCGGCCAACCTGGAGAAGGTTTACGCCTACTTCCCGCGCCTGAAGGAGCGGCGCAGGAGCCAGGCGGCCTACACCTCGGGCGGCGAGCAGCAGATGTGCGCCATTGGCCGCGCGCTCATGACCAACCCCAAGCTGGTGCTGCTGGACGAGCCCTCGATGGGCCTGGCGCCGCAGCTGGTGGAGGAGGTGTTCTACATCGTGCGCGACCTCAACGGCAAGGAAAAAGTCACCTTCCTGGTGGCCGAGCAGAACACCAACATGGCCCTCAAGTACGCCGACTACGGCTACATCATGGAGAGCGGCCGCGTGGTGATGGACGGCCGGGCCTCCGACCTGGCCAGCAACGAGGACGTCAAGGAGTTCTACCTGGGCGTGGGCGGCGCCGAGCGCAGGAGCTTTCGCGACGTCAAGAGCTACAAGCGGCGCAAGCGCTGGCTGGCGTGA
- a CDS encoding MarR family transcriptional regulator codes for MAQVDLEARAHAEHPEELRLWLRMLACTQLIERELRTRLREQFDTTLPRFDLMAQLERVPEGLRMSELSRRMMVTGGNVTGITDQLEGEGLVERIEVEGDRRAFSVRLTAKGRKDFRAMAQAHEAWIVEAFAGLDSAEIQTLRNLLGRVKRHFHELKETA; via the coding sequence ATGGCACAGGTCGATCTCGAGGCGCGCGCGCACGCCGAACACCCGGAGGAGCTGCGGCTTTGGCTGCGCATGCTGGCCTGCACCCAGCTCATCGAGCGCGAGCTGCGCACCCGCCTGCGCGAGCAGTTCGACACCACGCTGCCGCGGTTCGATCTGATGGCGCAGCTCGAGCGCGTGCCCGAGGGGCTGCGCATGAGCGAGCTGTCGCGCCGCATGATGGTGACCGGCGGCAACGTGACCGGCATCACCGACCAGCTCGAGGGCGAGGGCCTGGTCGAGCGCATCGAGGTCGAGGGCGATCGCCGCGCGTTCAGCGTGCGCCTGACGGCCAAGGGCCGCAAGGACTTCCGCGCCATGGCCCAGGCGCACGAAGCCTGGATCGTCGAGGCCTTCGCCGGGCTCGACTCGGCCGAAATCCAGACGCTGCGCAACCTGCTCGGCAGGGTCAAGCGCCACTTTCACGAACTCAAGGAGACCGCATGA
- a CDS encoding ABC transporter substrate-binding protein: MQHSRHLTKLLGTLLAAAGIALTGAPVLAQGVSQYMPLVTYRTGPYGPSGTPAANGLDDYYKLVNARGGINGVKLDYEECETGYDTARTVECYERMKTKNGGAVVFQPWSTGATFAITEKADTDKIPLLILGYGRGDSANGKVFNWVFPVGGNYEVGDDVIVQAIGKREGGMDKLKGKKIALVYHDSPYGKETIPLLKVRAQKHGFTLIELPVTPPGLEQKATWLQVRRDKPDYIILRGYGVMTPTALKEAQGVGFARDRMYGSWWAGAETDVKDVADGAKGYNAVVLQSTANRDAKVVKDILSELYAKGQGTASNKSEVGDVLYIRGLLAALFSSEAIRTGQEHFNKKGQRITGEEMRWALENLDITQARIDELGFNGILLPIKTSCADHMGSYKARISTWDGKEWKITSDWFDADRGIVDGVDNESSAKYAAEHKITPRTCQ; the protein is encoded by the coding sequence ATGCAACATTCGAGGCATCTGACCAAGCTGCTGGGCACGCTGCTCGCGGCGGCGGGCATCGCGCTCACCGGCGCGCCGGTGCTGGCGCAGGGCGTGTCGCAGTACATGCCGCTGGTGACCTACCGCACCGGCCCCTACGGCCCGAGCGGCACGCCCGCGGCCAACGGCCTGGACGACTACTACAAGCTGGTCAATGCGCGCGGCGGCATCAACGGCGTCAAGCTCGACTACGAGGAGTGCGAGACCGGCTACGACACCGCGCGCACGGTGGAGTGCTACGAGCGCATGAAGACCAAGAACGGCGGCGCGGTGGTGTTCCAGCCCTGGTCCACCGGCGCCACCTTCGCCATCACCGAGAAGGCCGACACCGACAAGATCCCGCTGCTCATCCTGGGCTACGGGCGCGGCGACTCGGCCAACGGCAAGGTGTTCAACTGGGTCTTCCCGGTGGGCGGCAACTACGAGGTGGGCGACGACGTGATCGTGCAGGCTATCGGCAAGCGCGAAGGCGGCATGGACAAGCTCAAGGGCAAGAAGATCGCCTTGGTCTACCACGACAGCCCCTACGGCAAGGAAACCATTCCGCTGCTGAAGGTGCGCGCGCAAAAGCACGGCTTCACGCTGATCGAGCTGCCCGTCACGCCGCCGGGCCTGGAGCAGAAGGCCACCTGGCTGCAGGTGCGCCGCGACAAGCCCGACTACATCATCCTGCGCGGCTACGGCGTGATGACGCCCACGGCGCTCAAGGAGGCGCAGGGCGTGGGCTTCGCGCGCGACCGCATGTACGGCTCGTGGTGGGCCGGCGCCGAGACCGACGTGAAGGACGTCGCCGACGGCGCCAAGGGCTACAACGCCGTGGTGCTGCAAAGCACCGCCAACCGCGACGCCAAGGTGGTCAAGGACATCCTCTCCGAGCTCTACGCCAAGGGCCAGGGCACGGCCAGCAACAAGAGCGAGGTGGGCGACGTGCTCTACATCCGCGGGCTGCTGGCGGCGCTGTTCTCCTCCGAGGCCATCCGCACCGGGCAGGAGCACTTCAACAAGAAGGGCCAGCGCATCACGGGCGAGGAAATGCGCTGGGCGCTGGAGAACCTGGACATCACGCAGGCGCGCATCGACGAGCTGGGCTTCAACGGCATCCTGCTGCCGATCAAGACCAGCTGCGCCGACCATATGGGCTCGTACAAGGCGCGCATCTCCACCTGGGACGGCAAGGAATGGAAGATCACCAGCGACTGGTTCGACGCCGACCGCGGCATCGTCGATGGCGTGGACAACGAGTCCTCGGCCAAGTACGCGGCCGAGCACAAGATCACGCCCCGCACCTGCCAGTAA
- a CDS encoding bifunctional salicylyl-CoA 5-hydroxylase/oxidoreductase, with protein sequence MKIVCIGGGPGGLYFALLMKQRNPSHDITVVERNKPYDTFGWGVVFSDATMDNMRQWDKPTADTIQQAFNHWDDIELLFKGEVIRSGGHGFVGIGRKKLLNILQERCEELGVKLVFETEVDSDLDFPDADLIIASDGINSKIRTLHADRFQPELVLRPNRFIWLGTKRQYDAFTFDFRKTEHGWFQAHIYKFDDETSTFIVECPEHVWLAHGLDKAGPDESIAFCEKLFADNLRGEKLLSNARHLRGSAWINFTRVKCDNWWFKNANGAHVVLLGDAVHTAHFAIGSGTKLSLEDAIDLTRKFIELGDGADKIEQVLTQYQADRSIEALRLQNAAWNAMEWFEVCGERYCDQLEPPQFMYSMLTRSQRISHENLRLRDKAWLEGYERWLAERDGVKVPAGQTPPPPMFTPFTVRGLTLKNRVVVSPMAQYSCVDGLPADFHLVHLGARAMGGAGMVFAEMTCITPEGRITPGCPGLYNAEQKAAWRRIADWIHAHSDAKFAMQLGHAGSKASTRLAWDGTDLPLESGNWPIVGASAQQYLPGVSQVSREIGKDEMQQLKQRFVEATRDCIDIGADWLELHCAHGYLLSEFISPLTNKRTDEYGGSLENRLRYPIEVFKAMRAVWPQDKPMSVRISATDWVEGGITPADAVAIAKAFKAAGADLIDCSAGQVSKQEKPVYGRMWQTPFADRVRQEAGIATMAVGAITEADHVNSIIAAGRADLCAVARPHLANPSWTLTEAARIGYTPIVWPKQYYQGKRQLEALFEREKAQVAAQIAQAAIHVAT encoded by the coding sequence ATGAAGATCGTTTGCATTGGCGGCGGCCCCGGTGGCCTGTACTTCGCCCTGCTGATGAAGCAGCGCAATCCGTCGCACGACATCACGGTCGTCGAGCGCAACAAGCCCTACGATACCTTCGGCTGGGGCGTGGTGTTCTCCGACGCCACCATGGACAACATGCGCCAGTGGGACAAGCCCACGGCCGACACCATCCAGCAGGCCTTCAACCACTGGGACGACATCGAGCTGCTGTTCAAGGGCGAGGTGATCCGCTCGGGCGGCCACGGCTTCGTCGGCATCGGGCGCAAGAAGCTGCTCAACATCCTGCAGGAGCGCTGCGAGGAGCTGGGCGTCAAGCTGGTGTTCGAGACCGAGGTCGATTCGGACCTGGACTTCCCGGACGCCGACCTGATCATCGCCAGCGACGGCATCAACTCCAAGATCCGCACGCTGCATGCCGACCGGTTCCAGCCCGAGCTGGTGCTGCGCCCCAACCGCTTCATCTGGCTGGGCACCAAGCGCCAGTACGACGCCTTCACCTTCGATTTCCGCAAGACCGAGCACGGCTGGTTCCAGGCGCACATCTACAAGTTCGACGACGAAACCTCCACCTTCATCGTCGAGTGCCCCGAGCACGTCTGGCTGGCGCACGGCCTGGACAAGGCCGGGCCGGACGAGTCCATCGCCTTCTGCGAGAAGCTGTTTGCCGACAACCTGCGGGGCGAAAAGCTGCTCTCCAACGCGCGCCACCTGCGCGGCTCGGCCTGGATCAACTTTACCCGCGTCAAGTGCGACAACTGGTGGTTCAAGAACGCCAACGGCGCCCACGTGGTGCTGCTGGGCGACGCGGTGCACACGGCGCACTTCGCCATCGGCTCGGGCACCAAGCTGTCGCTGGAGGACGCGATCGACCTGACGCGCAAGTTCATCGAGCTGGGCGACGGCGCCGACAAGATCGAGCAGGTGCTGACGCAGTACCAGGCCGACCGCAGCATCGAGGCGCTGCGCCTGCAGAACGCGGCCTGGAACGCGATGGAGTGGTTCGAGGTGTGCGGCGAGCGCTACTGCGACCAGCTCGAGCCGCCGCAGTTCATGTACTCCATGCTCACGCGCAGCCAGCGCATCAGCCACGAGAACCTGCGCCTGCGCGACAAGGCTTGGCTGGAGGGCTACGAGCGCTGGCTGGCCGAGCGCGATGGCGTCAAGGTGCCGGCGGGCCAGACCCCGCCGCCGCCGATGTTCACGCCGTTCACCGTGCGCGGCCTGACGCTGAAGAACCGCGTCGTCGTCTCGCCCATGGCGCAGTACTCCTGCGTCGATGGCCTGCCCGCCGACTTCCACCTGGTGCACCTGGGTGCGCGCGCCATGGGCGGCGCGGGCATGGTGTTCGCCGAGATGACCTGCATCACGCCCGAGGGCCGCATCACCCCCGGCTGCCCCGGCCTGTACAACGCCGAGCAGAAGGCGGCTTGGCGCCGCATCGCCGACTGGATCCACGCCCACAGCGACGCCAAGTTCGCCATGCAGCTCGGCCACGCCGGCTCCAAGGCGTCGACGCGCCTGGCCTGGGACGGCACCGACCTGCCGCTGGAAAGCGGCAACTGGCCCATCGTCGGCGCGTCCGCGCAGCAGTACCTGCCGGGGGTGAGCCAGGTCTCCCGGGAGATCGGCAAGGACGAGATGCAGCAGCTCAAGCAGCGCTTCGTCGAGGCCACCCGGGACTGCATCGACATCGGCGCCGACTGGCTGGAGCTGCACTGCGCGCACGGCTACCTGCTGTCGGAGTTCATCTCGCCGCTGACCAACAAGCGTACCGATGAGTACGGCGGCAGCCTGGAAAACCGCCTGCGCTACCCCATCGAGGTGTTCAAGGCCATGCGCGCCGTCTGGCCGCAGGACAAGCCGATGTCGGTGCGCATCTCGGCCACCGACTGGGTGGAGGGCGGCATCACCCCGGCCGACGCGGTGGCGATCGCCAAGGCCTTCAAGGCCGCGGGGGCCGACCTGATCGACTGCTCGGCGGGCCAGGTGAGCAAGCAGGAAAAGCCGGTCTACGGCCGCATGTGGCAGACCCCGTTTGCCGACCGCGTGCGCCAGGAGGCGGGCATCGCCACCATGGCCGTGGGCGCGATCACCGAGGCCGACCACGTCAACAGCATCATCGCCGCCGGCCGGGCCGATTTGTGCGCCGTTGCCCGTCCGCACCTGGCCAACCCGTCCTGGACGCTGACCGAGGCGGCCAGGATCGGCTACACGCCCATCGTCTGGCCCAAGCAGTACTACCAGGGCAAGCGCCAGCTGGAGGCGTTGTTCGAACGCGAGAAAGCCCAGGTGGCGGCGCAGATCGCGCAGGCAGCCATCCACGTGGCGACATGA